From Rhodothermales bacterium:
CGACGGCGTCACGGTCGTTTCTTCTGGACCGCATTGCCAATGAGGAATCGGTTATTCTTTTTGCGGCGGATGAGGATGGTTGTGCCGTCGGCTTCGTGCAGCTGTATCCAAGTTTCTCTTCGGTTCGCCTCTGCCGCCACTGGATTCTGAATGACCTGTTTGTCGAAACGGCGTCGCGACGAAGGGGAGTCGCACGTGCACTTCTAAAAGCTGCTGTAGAATTTGCCGCAGCCAGGGGTGAGGGTTCGCTTGAACTGGCAACGCAGAAGACAAATGATGCTGCCCAACGCCTGTACGAATCGATGGGGTGGGATCGCGACGTTGAATTCGAGCGGTACTTCTTCGGCAGCGAGTCGGCCGAGGCG
This genomic window contains:
- a CDS encoding GNAT family N-acetyltransferase, producing the protein MSYRVVLAERRHLDLILPLFEDYRSFYQMAVATTASRSFLLDRIANEESVILFAADEDGCAVGFVQLYPSFSSVRLCRHWILNDLFVETASRRRGVARALLKAAVEFAAARGEGSLELATQKTNDAAQRLYESMGWDRDVEFERYFFGSESAEAGS